The Montipora capricornis isolate CH-2021 chromosome 6, ASM3666992v2, whole genome shotgun sequence genome has a window encoding:
- the LOC138052588 gene encoding ras-like GTP-binding protein RHO — MASIRKKLVIVGDGACGKTSLLFVFSKDEFPDFYEPTVFDNYLAEIEVNGKLVELVLWDTAGQESYDRLRPLSYPDADVILMCFSIDSPESLENISERWAPEVRHFCPKVPIILVGNKKDLRNDKYIKRELSKTKQKPVTSDEGSLMCDRIEAYAYLECSAKTREGVRDVFEKAAKAALKKEKKWYQRKCRIM, encoded by the coding sequence ATGGCAAGCATAAGAAAAAAGCTGGTAATTGTAGGAGATGGTGCCTGTGGAAAAACGAGCcttctctttgttttctctaAAGATGAGTTTCCCGATTTTTACGAGCCCACAGTTTTCGACAACTACCTGGCCGAGATTGAAGTGAATGGCAAGTTAGTAGAGCTTGTGTTGTGGGATACAGCAGGACAAGAGAGTTACGACAGGTTACGACCTCTCTCCTATCCTGACGCCGATGTTATTCTGATGTGCTTCTCCATTGATAGTCCTGAGAGTTTAGAGAACATTTCTGAAAGATGGGCTCCTGAAGTCAGACATTTCTGCCCAAAAGTTCCAATCATTTTGGTCGGTAACAAGAAAGATCTGAGAAATgacaaatatataaaaagaGAGTTATCCAAGACGAAACAAAAGCCAGTTACGAGTGACGAAGGATCTTTAATGTGTGACAGAATCGAAGCTTATGCTTACCTGGAATGTTCTGCTAAAACAAGAGAAGGAGTAAGAGATGTGTTTGAAAAGGCTGCGAAAGCTGCGCTTAAGAAGGAGAAAAAGTGGTATCAACGAAAATGCCGTATTATGTAA